CCAAATTCGTGTAAACCTTTCTCTCTATACTTATTATAAAAAAAACCTTTAATCTTTAAGGAGGCACAAATTCTCATGGCAAAAGCTAAATTTGAGCGGAATAAACCCCACGTTAACATCGGTACTATCGGTCACGTTGACCATGGTAAAACAACTCTAACTGCTGCTATCACTACTGTTCTTTCTGTAACTGGTGGAGCAACTGCTATGGACTACGGTAGCATCGACGCTGCTCCTGAAGAGCGCGAGCGTGGTATCACAATCAACACTGCACACGTTGAGTACGAAACTGAAACTCGTCACTATGCACACGTTGACTGCCCAGGCCATGCTGACTATGTTAAAAACATGATCACTGGTGCTGCACAAATGGACGGAGCGATCCTAGTAGTATCTGCTGCTGACGGTCCAATGCCACAAACTCGTGAGCACATCCTTCTTTCTAAACAAGTAGGTGTACCTTACATCGTAGTATTCATGAACAAATGCGACATGGTTGACGATGAAGAGTTGCTAGAACTAGTTGAAATGGAAATCCGTGACCTATTGTCTCAATACGAGTTCCCAGGTGACGACACTCCAGTAATCAAAGGTTCTGCTAAAGAAGCTTTGGATAACCCTAATGGCGATTGGGCTAAGAAAATTCTTGAGTTGATGGAAGCTGTTGATTCTTACATCCCAACTCCAGAACGTGCTACTGACAAACCATTCTTGATGCCTGTAGAGGACGTATTCACAATCACTGGTCGTGGTACAGTTGCTACTGGTCGCGTTGAGCGCGGTGTTATCAAAGTTGGTGACGCTATCGAAATCATCGGTCTTCAAGAAGAAACTCGCAACTCCACTGTAACAGGTGTTGAGATGTTCCGTAAGCTTCTTGATCAAGCTGAAGCTGGGGATAACATTGGTGCTCTTCTACGTGGTGTTGAGCGTAAAGACATCGAGCGTGGACAATGTCTAGCTAAACCAGGTTCCGTTAAACCTTACACTAAATTCAAATGTGAAGTTTACGTTCTATCTAAAGAAGAAGGTGGACGTCATACTCCATTCTTCGCTAACTACCGTCCGCAGTTCTACTTCCGTACAACTGACGTAACAGGTATCGTTCAATTGCCAGAAGGCGTTGAAATGATCATGCCTGGTGACAACACTGAGTTCACTGTTGAACTTATCGCTCCAGTTGCAATGGAACAAGGTACTCGTTTCGCGATTCGCGAAGGTGGCCGTACAGTAGGCGCTGGCGTAGTATCTACTATCGTTGAATAGTATTTACTTGATATAAAAACCCGAGGATATGCTCCTCGGGTTTTTTGTATGCTTTGTAAAAAATTACTTTTCAGCCACCCTATAGTCAAATCATTATCAACCTGTTACAATACCTTTCATATTTTGATTGAGGAGTGGAACAGAAGTGGGCAAGAAAGATTCATACATCTATGTCATATTAACATCTGTAGTATGCTTCTGGGGACTTAATGTAGTGATGATCAAATATCTATCTTTTTTTCCTCCAGTGGTCATTGCAGCGATTCGAATGTTGATTGCCGCAATTGTATTGACGCCAATCCTATTTATTAAGAAAGAAAAATGTAAGATCTCAGTAAAGCAATGGCTGTTTATAGTAGCTATCGGCTCTACATCAATTGCTCTGCATCAGATTCTTTTAGCTTGGGGGCTTCAACATAGTACGGCTGGAAGCTCCTCATTGATTATGGCATTAAATCCTTTAGCCACTACCTTATTAGCCGCTATGTTTTTTGGGGAAAAGCTGGATTTGCGCAAGGGCTTAGGTATTTTACTTGGTTTTACTGGTGTAATTATTGCAGTTACATCAAAAGGGAATGGACAAATCTCCTTTGGATTGGGAGAGATAATTATTTTTGGATCTATGCTGATGTATGTAGTAGGTGGTTTGTTGGTAAGAGGAGCTAAATCTACTGGTTTGCCCGTGTGGGAGCTGACGGCGTATTCTCAGTGGATAGGTGCTATCATGTTAGGGATTTTGAGCGTGGGGATGTATCCTACATATATCTATCAGGAGATGAATATCAGTTGGTTTACCTGGTTTGTCATTTTTTGCTCAGGTGGCATTTCAAGTGGACTCGGATCATTAGGCTGGAATTATGGCATTCAAAAGATAGGGGCTAGTCAAACGTCCATTTTTCTCAATGGCATGCCGATAGCGAGTTTGCTTTTTGCTGCTTTGCTTATTGATGAGCCGTTTACTTATTTGGCTATAATTGCATTACTATGCACGGTTGCGGGAGTTTATCTAGGTTCTACAAAGTCGCGTCCTGTGAAAATTCCACTACCTATCAAAGAAAGAGAAGTTTAAATGAAGCTCCAAGAGTGAAAAACTTATATTATATAGAAGGAACGCCTAGGAAGGCGTTCCTTCTTGTTGATTCCATTGATTAATCATATGGTGCGCTGTCAAAGTAAGTCGTTCAAAAATCTGAGATTTCATCGGTTCCTCTATCTCAGTATGATCTAGAGCTTGTTCCATACAAAGAAGCCAAGCTCCTGCTCGTTTTGGAGTAATTTCAAAAGGCAAGTGACGCGCGCGAAGCATGGGATGTCCATGTTTTTCAGAATAAAGAGAAGGTCCACCAAGAAATTGAGTAAGAAACAAATATTGCTTTGCTTTTACTTCTGTAAGATCGGAAGGAAAAATAGGAATTAAGTCTTCATGCTTGGCAACCAAATCATAGAAGTGATTTACTAGTTTCCTAAGGGTGGGAGCTCCTCCAATTTGGTCATAAAGGCTTCCAGACTTTTCAATCACATGAAGGCTCCTTTCTATTGTATAATAGCAAAAGTCGTAGCTCGCATAAATCTATTATACTTGTTTGATTAGAAATTCATAGGAATTACAAAAAAAACTTGCAATGCCTATATTTCTTTAGTAAAATAGTGAATGTTGGTCATGGACTTGCGATGATGCGGGAGGTTGCTGACACACCCGGCTCCTTTGCCATTGCTGGGGTGCAGGATATTTTCGCGGAGAAATGTCCGTTATAATATGGGCGAAAAAGGAGGGACTACAATGGCAAAACAAAAGATTCGTATCCGATTGAAAGCATATGATCATAAGATTCTAGATCAATCAGCAGAAAAAATCGTAGAAACTGCGAAACGTTCCGGTGCAAATGTATCTGGTCCGATTCCACTTCCTACTGAGAAAGCTGTGTACACAATTCTTCGTGCGGTTCATAAGTATAAAGATTCTCGTGAGCAATTCGAAATGCGTACGCATAAGCGTCTAATTGATATCTTGAATCCAACACCACAAACGGTTGATGCACTAATGCGTTTGGATCTACCATCTGGTGTTGATATTGAGATTAAGCTTTAATCTCTACCTAGAGCGCGACACGCTAGCTAGCGTTGTCTTGATGAGTACGGAAGTTAAAGGATTCACCATATAGCTCCCCTGCTCGTCAGTAGGGACTTGATACAACAAAGGTCATTTTATGAAAATGTTAATGTAGGAGGTGGCACAAATGACCAAAGGAATCTTAGGAAAAAAACTTGGAATGACTCAAGTTTTCGCTGAAAATGGTACAGCAACTGCTGTAACTGTAATCCAAGCAGGTCCTTGCGTGGTTCTTCAAAAGAAGGATCAAGCGACTGATGGATATGAGGCAATTCAGATCGGTTACGACGATAAGAAAGAAAATCGTACGAACAAACCTGAAAAAGGGCATGCAGCTAAAGCTAACACTGCACCTAAGCGCTTCATCCGTGAAATCAACGGAATTAACCTCGCTGATTATGAGGTAGGTCAAGAACTTAAAGCCGATATTTTTGCCGCAGGAGAGTTTGTAGACGTGTCCGGCGAGTCAAAAGGTAAAGGTTTTGCAGGTTCTATCAAACGCCACAACCACGCTCGTGGACCAATGGCTCACGGTTCTCGTTACCATCGTGGACCAGGTTCCATGGGTTCTATCGCAGCTAACCGTGTATTCAAAGGTATGAAATTACCTGGTCAAATGGGTGGCGAAAAAGTAACAATCCAAAATCTTGAGGTTGTTAAAGTTGATACAGACCGTAACTTGATTCTTGTTAAAGGTTCCATACCTGGACCTAAAAACAGCTACGTAGTCGTGCGTACGGCTGTCAAGAAATAAGGAAAGGAGGAACTGACATGCCAAAAGTAGCTCTTTATAACCAAACAGGTGCGCAAGTAGGCGACATCGAATTGGCTGAAGCTGTATTCGGTATCGAACCAAACAACGCTGTACTGTTTGATGCAATCGTTATGCAACAAGCTTCTCAACGCCAAGGTACTCACGATGTTAAAAATCGTTCTGAAGTACGTGGTGGTGGACGCAAACCATGGCGTCAAAAAGGTACTGGTCGTGCACGCCAAGGATCTATTCGCTCTCCTCAATGGAAAGGCGGCGGCGTAGTATTCGGACCTACACCTCGTAAATATGGATATAAGCTAAACCGTAAAGTTCGTCGTTTGGCTCTTAAATCCGCTCTATCTACAAAAGTACAAAACAATGAATTGTTGGTACTAGATGCATTGACTTTGTCTGCTCCTAAAACTAAGGAATTTGCTGGTATTCTTTCTAGCTTGAAAGTTGATCGTAAAGTTCTTATCGTAACAGCAGACTTTGATCAAAACATCGCTCTTTCTTCTCGCAACATCCCAGGTGCTAAGTGCATTGATGCTGCTGGCGTTAACGTTCTTGACCTAGTTGCTCATGATAAAGTAATCGTAACTAAAGAAGCGGTTGCTAAAGTAGAGGAGGTGCTCGCATAATGAAGAGCCTTCATGATGTTATCAAGCGCCCTATCATTACTGAGCGCACCACCGATATGATGGCTGACAAGAAGTACGTTTTCGAAGTACCTATGAAAGCCAACAAAACGGAAATCAAACAAGCTATTGAGAAAGTTTTCGGCGTAAAAGTTGAAGCAGTTAACACAATTCGCGTTGCTGCAAAACCTAAACGCTATGGTAAATATGCTGGATACACTTCTGAGTGGAAAAAAGCAATCGTTAAATTGACTGCTGATAGCAAAGAGCTAGAATTCTACGAAGGTATTTAAGCTCGACGACTTTCTATAAGGAGGGAATAAGGAATGGGTATCAAGAAGTTTAAACCGACTTCTCCGAGTCGTCGCCATATGACGGTTTCTACCTTCGAAGAGATCACAACCTCCACTCCGGAGAAATCTCTTCTACAACCGCTTAACAAAAAAGCTGGACGTAATAACCAAGGTAAGATTACTGTTCGTCATCAAGGTGGCGGCCATAAGCGTAAATATCGTGTTATCGATTTCAAACGTAACAAAGATGGTATCGTAGGTCGCGTAGCTACTATCGAATACGATCCAAACCGTTCTGCAAACATCGCGTTAATTAACTACGTTGATGGTGAAAAGCGTTACATCATCGCTCCACATGGTTTGAAAGTTGGAGATGAGATTGTATCTGGCGCAGATGCAGACATCAAAACAGGTAACTGCTTACCACTTGTAAACATTCCTGTTGGTACAACAATCCACAACATCGAGTTGAAACCAGGTAAAGGTGCTCAGTTGGTTCGTGCAGCTGGTACTTCTGCTCAATTGCTAGGTCGCGATGGCGAATTCGTAATCGTGCGTCTAGGTTCTGGTGAAACTCGCCGTATCCACAACGTATGCCGTGCTACTATCGGTCAAGTTGGTAACTTGGATCATGAGTTGATCAACATCGGTAAAGCTGGTCGTAAACGTTGGTTGGGCGTACGTCCTACTGTTCGCGGTAGCGTAATGAACCCTAACGATCACCCACACGGTGGTGGTGAAGGTCGCGCTCCTATCGGTCGTAAAGCACCAGTTACTCCTTGGGGTAAACCTGCATTGGGTCTTAAGACTCGTAAGAAGAAAAACAAGAACGATAAATACATTATCCGTCGCCGTAAGAAGTAAGATCGGATAATACAATAAACCGAACGCCTTTGGCGAAGGGAGGTTTCTGAACTATGGGTCGTAGCTTGAAGAAAGGTCCTTTCGTGGACGACCACTTGATGAAAAAGGTTGATGCTTTGAACGAGAAAAACGAGAAGAAAGTTGTCAAAACTTGGTCTCGCCGTTCTACTATCTTCCCTGATTTTATCGGTCATACATTCGCTGTATACGATGGTCGTAAACATGTTCCTGTATACGTGACTGAAGATATGGTCGGACACAAATTAGGTGAATTCGCACCTACTCGTACCTTCAGGGGTCACGTCGACAACGACAAAAAATCCAAGAAGCGCTAATTATTCTCTTCATAGAGGGGAGGTACAAACATGGAATCTAAAGCAGTTGCTCGTAATATTCGAATCGCGCCTCGTAAAGTGCGTCTAGTTATCGATCTAATCAGAGGCAAGAAAATTGGAGAAGCTCTAGGTATTTTGAAACACACTCCTAAAGCAGGTTCTCCAGTAGTAGAGAAGCTTTTAAACTCTGCGATTGCTAATGCTGAGCACAACCACAACATGGACGTTGAGAATCTTGTTGTGAGTCAAGTTTTCGTAGATCAAGGTCCTACCTTGAAACGATTCCGCCCACGTGCAATGGGTCGTGCTAGCCGTATTCATAAGCGCACTAGCCACATTACAGTGGTACTAAACGAAAAATAAGGAGGGAAATTGAGTGGGACAAAAGGTAAGTCCGGTCGGTCTGCGAGTTGGCGTAATTCGTGACTGGGAATCCAGATGGTATGCTGATAAGGACTTCGCAACTTTGTTGCATGAAGACCTTCACATTCGTAAATACATCAAAGGTCGTCTTAAAGACGCTGCTGTATCTACAGTTGAAATCGAACGCGCTGCAAACCGCGTAAACGTAACAATTCACACTGCTAAGCCTGGTATGGTTATCGGTAAAGGTGGCTCTGAAGTTGAAACACTTCGTAAAGCTCTTTCCCAACTTACTAGCAAGCGTGTACACATCAATATCAATGAGATCAAGAAACCTGATCTTGACGCTACTCTAGTAGCTGAAAACATTGCTCGTCAATTAGAAAACCGTATTTCTTTCCGTCGTGCACAAAAGCAAACAATCACTCGTTCTTTGCGTGCAGGTGCGAAAGGTATCAAAACACTTGTTAGTGGTCGTCTAGGTGGAGCTGATATCGCTCGTTCTGAAGGTTACAGCGAAGGTACTGTACCTCTTCATACATTGCGTGCTGACATCGACTATGGTACAGCTGAAGCTCACACTACTTATGGCCGCATCGGTGTAAAAGTATGGATCTACCGTGGTGAAGTTCTTCCAACTAAGAAGAACGTTGCACGAGTGGAAGGAGGCAAGTAAACATGTTGATGCCTAAACGCGTGAAGCATCGTAAACAACATCGTCCGAAGTTGTCCGGTAACGCTAAAGGCGGTACAACTGTTGCTTTCGGTGAATATGGCCTCCAAGCTCTTGAACCAGCTTGGGTAACGAATCGTCAAATCGAGGCAGCACGTATTGCGATGACACGTTATATCCGTCGTGGCGGTAAAGTTTGGATTAAAGTTTTCCCAGACAGACCGATTACACAAAAACCTCTAGAAGTCCGCATGGGTTCTGGTAAAGGTTCCGTTGAAAAATGGATTGCTGTAGTTAAACCAGGTAAAGTTATGTTTGAACTTGCTGGTGTATCTGAAGAAGTAGCGCGTGAAGCTATGCGTCTTGCTATGCACAAACTACCTGTTAAGTGTAAGTTTGTTAAGCGCGAAGAAGTGGGTGGTGACGCACATGAAGGCTAATGAATACCGCAATCTAACCACTGCCGAGATCGAACAAAACGTTTCTTCTTTGAAAGAAGAATTGTTCAACCTTCGTTTTCAATTAGCTACTGGCCAATTGGAAAACACGGCTCGTATTAAGCAAGTGCGTAAGGATATCGCATGCGCGAAAACTATCCTACGCCAACGTGAATTAGGAATCGGCTAATATAAGGAAGGAGGTTCCAACGATGACCGCACAACGCAATTTGCGTAGAACGCTGGTAGGTCGTGTAGTATCAGACAAAATGGATAAAACCGTTGTTGTTCTGGTTGAAACCTACAAAAAACATACGTTGTATGGTAAGCGTGTGAAGTACTCTAAAAAGTTCAAAGCACACGATGAAAACAATACAGCTAAAATCGGTGATATCGTAGAAATTATGGAAACTCGTCCGCTTTCTAAGGACAAGAGATTCCGTCTTGTAAAAGTAGTACAAGAAGCTGTCATTGTATAAGATAGCTTACTATATGATAGACTCGGATAAAACATCACATCCGAAGGGAGTGACTCAGAATGATCCAAACTCAATCCAGACTAGCAGTTGCTGACAACTCTGGTGCTAAAGAATTAATGTGCATTAAGGTTCTTGGTGGATCTGGCCGCAAGACTGCTAACGTAGGCGACATTATCGTTTGCTCTGTCAAAGCTGCTACACCCGGAGGAGTTGTCAAGAAAGGTCAAGTAGTTAAGGCTGTTATCGTTCGTACCGTTAGTGGTGTACGTCGTAACGATGGTTCTTACATCCGCTTCGACCAGAATGCAGCGGTAGTTATCAAAGATGATAACTCTCCACGTGGTACACGTATCTTTGGACCGGTTGCTCGTGAGCTTCGTGAAAAAGATTTCATGAAGATCATCTCTCTGGCTCCTGAGGTTATCTAAATTAACGTAACAAATTTGTATTTTGTTCGATAGGAGGTGCACCCAGCGATGCACGTAAAAAAAGGCGATATGGTTATCGTTACTGCGGGCAAAGACAAAGGTAAAAAAGGTCAAGTATTGGCTGCTTTACCTAAAAAAGACCGTGTGTTGGTAGAAGGTATTAATCTTGTGAAGAAGCATGCTCGTCCTTCTCAAGCGAATCCTCAAGGCGGAATCGTAACACAAGAAGCTGCTATCCACGTTTCTAATGTCTCTCTAATTGACCCTAAAACAGGAAAACCTACCCGCGTAGGTTACAAAGTATTAGAGAACGGTAAAAAAGTTCGGGTTGCGAAAAAATCTGGCGAAGTAATCGATAAGTAGTCAGGTCGGAAAGGAGGTTGTCTTAAATGGCAGCAAGATTGAAAGATAAGTACTTGCAGGAAATCGTTCCTAGCTTGATGACTAAGTTTAACTACAAAACTGTCATGCAAGTTCCTAAAGTAGAGAAAATCGTAATCAACATTGGTGTTGGTGAAGCAGTTGCTAACGCAAAAGCTATCGATACAGCCATTGAAGATTTGCAATTAATCGCTGGTCAAAAACCAATTGTTACTCGTGCGAAGAAGTCTATCGCTGGTTTCAAATTGCGTGAAGGTATGCCAATCGGTGCGAAGGTAACACTTCGTGGTGAGCGTATGTACCAATTCCTCGATAAATTGATGAACGTATCTCTACCACGTGTTCGTGACTTCCGTGGTATTTCATCCAAAGCTTTTGACGGTCGTGGAAACTATACTCTTGGTCTTAAAGAGCAATTGATTTTTCCAGAGATCGAATACGATAAAATTGATAAGGTTCGCGGTATGGACATCGTAGTGGTAACATCTGCGAAAACTGACGAAGAAGCTCGTGAACTTCTAACTCAGATGGGTATGCCATTCCGTAAATAAACCCTATCGTAAGGAGGGACAATTGTGGCAAAGAAATCTATGATCGTGAAGCAACAGCGTGATCCAAAGTTTAAAGTTCGTGCGTATACTCGTTGCGAACGTTGCGGTCGTCCGCACTCTGTGCTTCGCAAATTTAAACTGTGCCGTATTTGCTTCCGTGAATTGGCTTACAAAGGCCAAATTCCAGGTGTAAAGAAAGCCAGCTGGTAATATAGACGGGAAGGAGGTTTTTCTCTCATGGTAATGACTGATCCAGTTGCTGATATGCTAACTCGTGTCCGCAATGCGAACATGGTTCGTCACGAGAAAGTTGAAATTCCTGCATCTAACCTGAAGAAGGAAATTGCTCGTATTTTGAAAGAAGAGGGCTTTATCCGTGATGCGGAATTTATTGAAGACAACAAGCAAGGAATCATTCGTTTGTTCCTTAAATACGGGGTTAACAACGAACGTGTAATCACTGGCCTAAAACGTATCAGTAAGCCAGGACACCGTGTTTATGCTAACAACAATGAAATTCCTCGTGTATTAGGCGGACTAGGTGTCGCTTTGATCTCTACTTCCAAAGGTGTTTTGACTGACAAGCAAGCTCGTCAAGCGCATGTTGGTGGAGAAGTACTAGCTTATATTTGGTAATCTTAGATTTACGCACAGGAGGTGCAAGTCATGTCACGTGTCGGTAAAAAACCGATTACGGTTCCTGCAGGCGTTACTTTAACTCTGAACGGTACAGAGTTGACAGTAAAAGGCCCTAAGGGTACTCTCGTTCGTAACTTTCATCCGGACATCAAAATCAACATTTCTGAATCTGAAGTAAACGTTGAACGTCCGTCTGACAATAAACTTCATCGTTCTCTCCATGGTACTACTCGTGCCTTGGTTTCGAACATGGTTGTAGGTGTATCTGAAGGTTTCACTCGTACACTTGAACTAGTAGGTGTAGGTTATCGTGGAGCTAAGTCTGCTAACGGTGTAACTCTTTCTTTAGGTTTCTCTCACCCAGTTGAGGTAACTCCTGAAAAAGGAATCGAATTAGAATTAACTAACCAAACAACACTTGTTGTTAAAGGTATCGATAAAGAGCGTGTAGGCCAAGTGGCTGCTGAAATCCGTTCTCTACGTAAACCTGAGCCTTACAAAGGTAAAGGTATTCGTTACAGCAATGAAGTTGTTCGTCGTAAAGAAGGTAAAAAAGGTAAATAAGCCGCATAGTTTCATCAGAAAGGAGGCCGCTTAATGTTTACGAAAAACGATAAAAACAAAGCACGGAAAAAACGTCAACTGCGTATTCGTAAGCGTGTAATGGGTTCTGCTGCTCGTCCACGTTTGAACGTTTTCCGTTCTTCTAAGCATATCTATGCTCAGTTAATCGATGATGTAGCAGGTACAACTCTTGCAGCTGCATCTTCACTTGATAAAGAGCTTAACTTAAATAACGGTTCTAATACCGAAGCAGCAACTGCTGTTGGTAACTTGATCGCAGCACGCGCTCAAGAAAAAGGTCTCACTGAAATCGTCTTTGACCGTGGTGGTTACTTGTACCATGGACGTGTTAAAGCACTAGCTGATGCAGCACGTGAAGCTGGTCTGCAATTCTAGGAGACAATAAGATACAAGGAGGGAAAAGAATGCGTATCGACGCTAGCAAATTAGAGCTAGAAGAAAGAGTCGTCGCTGTTAACCGCGTAGCGAAAGTGGTTAAGGGTGGTCGTCGCTTCAGCTTTAGCGCACTAGTAGTAGTAGGCGATAAGAACGGCCATGTTGGCTCTGGTATGGGTAAAGCCCAAGAAGTACCAGACGCTATTCGTAAAGCAATTGATGACGCGAAGAAAAACATGATTCGCGTACCTTTAAAAGGAACTACCATCCCTCACGAAGTTTTGTGCCATTTCGGTTCTGGCCGCGTATTGATCAAGCCAGCTTCTGAAGGTACAGGAGTTATCGCGGGTGGCCCAGTTCGTGCGGTACTTGAACTTGCAGGTGTAGGTGACGTGTTGAGTAAATCTTTGGGTTCTAACAACCCAATCAACATGGTTAGCGCTACTCTTGAAGGTCTTAGCCGTCTGAAAACTGCTGAGGACGTAGCTAAACTTCGCGGAAAAACTGTCGCAGAACTTTTAGGATAGAAGGAGGGAAAGGGACATGGCGAAATCATTACAAATCACGCTAAAACGTAGCCTAATCGGTCGTCCGGCTGACCAGAAGGAAACGGTGAAAGCCCTTGGCCTTCGCAAAATCCATCAAACAGTAGAAAAACAAGACAACGTAGCAATGCGTGGTATGATTTTCAAAGTTAAACATCTTGTAGATGTAAAGGAAATCGGAGAATAAGCTACAGATTGATAGTGAGGAGGTGCAA
The nucleotide sequence above comes from Brevibacillus laterosporus LMG 15441. Encoded proteins:
- the tuf gene encoding elongation factor Tu, whose product is MAKAKFERNKPHVNIGTIGHVDHGKTTLTAAITTVLSVTGGATAMDYGSIDAAPEERERGITINTAHVEYETETRHYAHVDCPGHADYVKNMITGAAQMDGAILVVSAADGPMPQTREHILLSKQVGVPYIVVFMNKCDMVDDEELLELVEMEIRDLLSQYEFPGDDTPVIKGSAKEALDNPNGDWAKKILELMEAVDSYIPTPERATDKPFLMPVEDVFTITGRGTVATGRVERGVIKVGDAIEIIGLQEETRNSTVTGVEMFRKLLDQAEAGDNIGALLRGVERKDIERGQCLAKPGSVKPYTKFKCEVYVLSKEEGGRHTPFFANYRPQFYFRTTDVTGIVQLPEGVEMIMPGDNTEFTVELIAPVAMEQGTRFAIREGGRTVGAGVVSTIVE
- a CDS encoding DMT family transporter, encoding MGKKDSYIYVILTSVVCFWGLNVVMIKYLSFFPPVVIAAIRMLIAAIVLTPILFIKKEKCKISVKQWLFIVAIGSTSIALHQILLAWGLQHSTAGSSSLIMALNPLATTLLAAMFFGEKLDLRKGLGILLGFTGVIIAVTSKGNGQISFGLGEIIIFGSMLMYVVGGLLVRGAKSTGLPVWELTAYSQWIGAIMLGILSVGMYPTYIYQEMNISWFTWFVIFCSGGISSGLGSLGWNYGIQKIGASQTSIFLNGMPIASLLFAALLIDEPFTYLAIIALLCTVAGVYLGSTKSRPVKIPLPIKEREV
- a CDS encoding group 2 hemoglobin YjbI, with the translated sequence MIEKSGSLYDQIGGAPTLRKLVNHFYDLVAKHEDLIPIFPSDLTEVKAKQYLFLTQFLGGPSLYSEKHGHPMLRARHLPFEITPKRAGAWLLCMEQALDHTEIEEPMKSQIFERLTLTAHHMINQWNQQEGTPS
- the rpsJ gene encoding 30S ribosomal protein S10, whose amino-acid sequence is MAKQKIRIRLKAYDHKILDQSAEKIVETAKRSGANVSGPIPLPTEKAVYTILRAVHKYKDSREQFEMRTHKRLIDILNPTPQTVDALMRLDLPSGVDIEIKL
- the rplC gene encoding 50S ribosomal protein L3 — protein: MTKGILGKKLGMTQVFAENGTATAVTVIQAGPCVVLQKKDQATDGYEAIQIGYDDKKENRTNKPEKGHAAKANTAPKRFIREINGINLADYEVGQELKADIFAAGEFVDVSGESKGKGFAGSIKRHNHARGPMAHGSRYHRGPGSMGSIAANRVFKGMKLPGQMGGEKVTIQNLEVVKVDTDRNLILVKGSIPGPKNSYVVVRTAVKK
- the rplD gene encoding 50S ribosomal protein L4, which gives rise to MPKVALYNQTGAQVGDIELAEAVFGIEPNNAVLFDAIVMQQASQRQGTHDVKNRSEVRGGGRKPWRQKGTGRARQGSIRSPQWKGGGVVFGPTPRKYGYKLNRKVRRLALKSALSTKVQNNELLVLDALTLSAPKTKEFAGILSSLKVDRKVLIVTADFDQNIALSSRNIPGAKCIDAAGVNVLDLVAHDKVIVTKEAVAKVEEVLA
- the rplW gene encoding 50S ribosomal protein L23, which translates into the protein MKSLHDVIKRPIITERTTDMMADKKYVFEVPMKANKTEIKQAIEKVFGVKVEAVNTIRVAAKPKRYGKYAGYTSEWKKAIVKLTADSKELEFYEGI
- the rplB gene encoding 50S ribosomal protein L2; protein product: MGIKKFKPTSPSRRHMTVSTFEEITTSTPEKSLLQPLNKKAGRNNQGKITVRHQGGGHKRKYRVIDFKRNKDGIVGRVATIEYDPNRSANIALINYVDGEKRYIIAPHGLKVGDEIVSGADADIKTGNCLPLVNIPVGTTIHNIELKPGKGAQLVRAAGTSAQLLGRDGEFVIVRLGSGETRRIHNVCRATIGQVGNLDHELINIGKAGRKRWLGVRPTVRGSVMNPNDHPHGGGEGRAPIGRKAPVTPWGKPALGLKTRKKKNKNDKYIIRRRKK
- the rpsS gene encoding 30S ribosomal protein S19, translated to MGRSLKKGPFVDDHLMKKVDALNEKNEKKVVKTWSRRSTIFPDFIGHTFAVYDGRKHVPVYVTEDMVGHKLGEFAPTRTFRGHVDNDKKSKKR
- the rplV gene encoding 50S ribosomal protein L22, which codes for MESKAVARNIRIAPRKVRLVIDLIRGKKIGEALGILKHTPKAGSPVVEKLLNSAIANAEHNHNMDVENLVVSQVFVDQGPTLKRFRPRAMGRASRIHKRTSHITVVLNEK
- the rpsC gene encoding 30S ribosomal protein S3, with amino-acid sequence MGQKVSPVGLRVGVIRDWESRWYADKDFATLLHEDLHIRKYIKGRLKDAAVSTVEIERAANRVNVTIHTAKPGMVIGKGGSEVETLRKALSQLTSKRVHININEIKKPDLDATLVAENIARQLENRISFRRAQKQTITRSLRAGAKGIKTLVSGRLGGADIARSEGYSEGTVPLHTLRADIDYGTAEAHTTYGRIGVKVWIYRGEVLPTKKNVARVEGGK
- the rplP gene encoding 50S ribosomal protein L16 — its product is MLMPKRVKHRKQHRPKLSGNAKGGTTVAFGEYGLQALEPAWVTNRQIEAARIAMTRYIRRGGKVWIKVFPDRPITQKPLEVRMGSGKGSVEKWIAVVKPGKVMFELAGVSEEVAREAMRLAMHKLPVKCKFVKREEVGGDAHEG
- the rpmC gene encoding 50S ribosomal protein L29 encodes the protein MKANEYRNLTTAEIEQNVSSLKEELFNLRFQLATGQLENTARIKQVRKDIACAKTILRQRELGIG
- the rpsQ gene encoding 30S ribosomal protein S17, which gives rise to MTAQRNLRRTLVGRVVSDKMDKTVVVLVETYKKHTLYGKRVKYSKKFKAHDENNTAKIGDIVEIMETRPLSKDKRFRLVKVVQEAVIV
- the rplN gene encoding 50S ribosomal protein L14 → MIQTQSRLAVADNSGAKELMCIKVLGGSGRKTANVGDIIVCSVKAATPGGVVKKGQVVKAVIVRTVSGVRRNDGSYIRFDQNAAVVIKDDNSPRGTRIFGPVARELREKDFMKIISLAPEVI
- the rplX gene encoding 50S ribosomal protein L24, with translation MHVKKGDMVIVTAGKDKGKKGQVLAALPKKDRVLVEGINLVKKHARPSQANPQGGIVTQEAAIHVSNVSLIDPKTGKPTRVGYKVLENGKKVRVAKKSGEVIDK
- the rplE gene encoding 50S ribosomal protein L5 — translated: MAARLKDKYLQEIVPSLMTKFNYKTVMQVPKVEKIVINIGVGEAVANAKAIDTAIEDLQLIAGQKPIVTRAKKSIAGFKLREGMPIGAKVTLRGERMYQFLDKLMNVSLPRVRDFRGISSKAFDGRGNYTLGLKEQLIFPEIEYDKIDKVRGMDIVVVTSAKTDEEARELLTQMGMPFRK
- a CDS encoding type Z 30S ribosomal protein S14 translates to MAKKSMIVKQQRDPKFKVRAYTRCERCGRPHSVLRKFKLCRICFRELAYKGQIPGVKKASW